In Sphingobacterium sp. SYP-B4668, the sequence AAATTTGAGATTCTTATCGGGGAAGATTGTTCTACCGATAATACCAGAAAAATTGTAGAGGAATATGTGCTAAAACATCCTGATAAAATAAAATTAATTACTTCAGAATCTAACGTGGGTGTCCACAAGAACGCGGTAAGACTGTATAAAGAGGTAAAAGGTAAATATTTGACCCAATGCGATGGAGATGATTATTGGACAGACCCTTTAAAACTGCAAAAACAAGTTGATTTTTTAGAACACAATCAAGAGTATATCATGTGTTGTCATTATTCAAAAAGGATTAAAGAAAATAATGAAATATATTATATGAATTTAAATCCAAAACCAATAATCTATTCGTTTGAGGATATATTATTCGATAATGATTTTGAAACAGTACTCAATACAATTCTTTTCAGAAATACGTCCGAAATTAGAGAAATTTACTCAACAGATTGGTTCTTTAAATTTAATGCCCCAGACAGATTTCTTAAACTTTATTTAACATTTACTTCCGGAAAGAAAATCTATGTTTTACCCGAAATAAT encodes:
- a CDS encoding glycosyltransferase family 2 protein, which produces MKSIETEVMVSICCVTYNHEKYIAQAIEGYLMQQTSFKFEILIGEDCSTDNTRKIVEEYVLKHPDKIKLITSESNVGVHKNAVRLYKEVKGKYLTQCDGDDYWTDPLKLQKQVDFLEHNQEYIMCCHYSKRIKENNEIYYMNLNPKPIIYSFEDILFDNDFETVLNTILFRNTSEIREIYSTDWFFKFNAPDRFLKLYLTFTSGKKIYVLPEIMCCYRKHPGGIWSMLKAKSLKQKTLDDLYLIIEIFKYSRVQKIKLLLYYLKKYFLFEVRDHSLQNAFSTIRTIL